A stretch of DNA from Micromonospora sp. WMMD1155:
TTCGCGGTGGACGAGGCGTCGAAGTCCACGGTGGACGACGCGGTGGCCGCCGCGCGGGCGGCGCTGCGCGGGCCGTGGGGCCGGATGGGGGAGCGGGAACGCGCCGAGGTGCTGCGCCGGGTCGCCGACGAGCTGGAGCGCCGCTTCGACGACCTGGTCACCGCCGAGGTCGCCGACACCGGCAAGTCCATCTCCCAGGCCCGCACACTGGACATCCCCCGTGGCGTGGCGAACTTCCGGGCGTTCGCGGAGATCGTGGCGACCGCGCCCACCGAGTCGTTCACGACCGTCACCCCGACCGGCGGTCGGGCGCTCAACTACGCGCTGCGGAAGCCGGTCGGCGTGGTCGCGGTCATCGTGCCGTGGAACCTGCCGCTGCTGCTGCTCACCTGGAAGGTCGCGCCCGCGTTGGCCTGTGGCAACGCGGTGGTGGTCAAACCCAGCGAGGAGACGCCCGCCTCGGCGACGCTGCTCGCCGAGGTGATGGCCGCGGCAGGCGTGCCGGAGGGCGTGTTCAACCTGGTGCACGGGTTCGGGCCGGACTCGGCGGGGGAGTTCCTCACCCGCCACCCGGGCGTGGACGCGATCACCTTCACCGGCGAGTCGGCCACCGGCGGCGCGATCATGCGGGCCGCCGCCGACGGTGTGAAGGCGGTCAGTTTCGAGTTGGGCGGCAAGAACGCCGGCCTGGTCTTCGCCGACGCCGACCTGGACGCCGCGGTGGCCGGCTCGGTGCGGTCCAGCTTCACCAACGGCGGCCAGGTGTGCCTGTGTACCGAACGCATCTACGTGCAGCGCCCGGTCTTCGAGGAGTTCACCGCCCGGCTGGCGAAGCGGGCCGGCGAGCTGGCGTACGGCTGGCCGACCGACGAGGCGACCGCCACCATGCCGTTGATCT
This window harbors:
- a CDS encoding 2-hydroxymuconic semialdehyde dehydrogenase — encoded protein: MTGNWDPRLMTGHGNGDPQRLRNFVAGEFVDGGSTFTKVSPVTGDPVFAVDEASKSTVDDAVAAARAALRGPWGRMGERERAEVLRRVADELERRFDDLVTAEVADTGKSISQARTLDIPRGVANFRAFAEIVATAPTESFTTVTPTGGRALNYALRKPVGVVAVIVPWNLPLLLLTWKVAPALACGNAVVVKPSEETPASATLLAEVMAAAGVPEGVFNLVHGFGPDSAGEFLTRHPGVDAITFTGESATGGAIMRAAADGVKAVSFELGGKNAGLVFADADLDAAVAGSVRSSFTNGGQVCLCTERIYVQRPVFEEFTARLAKRAGELAYGWPTDEATATMPLISHQHRAKVLGAYDLARSEGAEVLTGGGSPTFGDARDGGSYVQPTVLTGLGPDARTNREEIFGPVVHVAPFDTEDEAYALANGTEYGLAATVWTRDVGVAHRAGVRLDAGIVWVNTWFLRDLRTPFGGVKASGIGREGGVHSLNFYSELTNVCVDLS